The nucleotide sequence AGACACCGTGGACAAAAATGTCGCAGAAATGCCACGGAAAAGGGAAATATCTGAATGATTATGCACATTAACATCTTCCATGTGAAACACAACTTCTTGCAGAACTCTAATTCTAACAAATACatgagaaagggacatgagggttTGGTCATCCTTGCTTTGCTGTTCTGTCTAAGCAGCTTtgggttaaaaacaaaaccaaaccaaccaaacaaaaaaacacacacaaagcaaacaaaaacaacaaaaacaacaacaacaacaaaaacaccacaaaaccaaggaCTATAAGTATATACTTCATATGTGTAATACATATACAGACTACATATAGGAACTGCAGTAGcgaatacatttttatttacagaTTCATTCATAATTTCATTCATTTAACACAGGAAAGTAAGCAAAAGTAGTATTTGAAATCATATTTACATTTTAGTTACATTCTTTCTGGATCTGCAGGTCATTTCTGACCCCACAAAGGCTTATCCATATGTTTAGTTTTACACTTAGGAGTAACAATAGAGATGGTAGCCTGCTTTCACATTCAATATGTGCAAAAACCCAGATGAGACAGAAAAGGTGAAGTGAAAAGGTACAATAATTTCCATTGTTCAGATTCTctgcattttttccatttcacatcCCTCAAAAGAACATACATTCACATTAACAATGCTATTAATAGCATATAGAAAATGtttcatagaaaaatattttgccaaTTATTTATCAAATGTTTTTAATTTCAGGTTCTTCTCAGGTCTCTGTTTCTAAGATGTCAGCATTCTCCTGTTTTCCTCTAAAATGAACTGGTACACATTTGCATATGTTGATAGGCTTGGACTTTATTCCGTAGAGGCCTAGATGCTCACTGGCCCTCATTTACAACACGTGTTTTGCAGGATGCCcatcacagcagcagctgctcatcCTCTACTCCAGTAAACAACACTAGGCCACTGGATTCTCTGTTCCTCAATATCATGACCATTTTATTGTTTTACTGCTGGATGACATTTCAGCCTCTCCTTGGGCACTAATGCTCTAGCTGCAGTCCAGTGCAGCAATAAGGAATGATtcatacagacacagacagagacacacacacacaaaaagttcttgttagcagcgagagcagagccaggcagagctgagcagagcagttctcaatttatagcctTACAGATCTGGACCTAgactaagaggttagacaggatgtttcttcaataattgttattccaaacacaccacactcgtgactgttttcagtcacgtttccatgcatatcttgtgggcaacGTTCTGACCCTCTCACTCacatgcccaggcccaacattcccacatcatacatatgggggcagctttccagcctgaGGTATCATTCTCACCGGCCTGgcctatcactccttacactcataaaaaacatacttccgtataacctgtccaaggctacTTAGCTGAAACCGCACATCCTGCTGTTCTCACAGTCCAGTGAATTCTGGTGAACAACAGATGTGGGAGCAGGTTCTCCTGGTGATGAAGGTGCAACATGACAGTTTCTTGAAATGTCACCATGTCAGAGAGTACTCTGGGGTACCTCGCCCATGACTGCAGTATGCTTGTGGCTTTGCTAAGAATGCTGAATGACATGAGTATTATTTTGCCTTATACAGAGAAGTATGGTAGGCAATGGTGAAACAGATGACCTGCACAGATTACTGTcaacagaagaaagagaagatCCTTCTGTGAGGTAAAACACATCACAGTGCATTTTCAGGTACCAAAACCAGAGGGGCAACAAAAAATATCTTGTAAGTGCACTAAAAAGTCTTTCAAGTGCTATTACACAGAAGTTACTTTCACAAAGCACAGTGTTTTTTAATTAGTTGTAGCACTGTCTTGAGAACCTCTTCCTTGGAGGGGCTGGCATCAACCTCTTGGCACGCAGGATTCACCATCCTTCTGTACGACTCTTCAACTctatttaaatataaaacaaatgaaaCTAGAAATTGAAGGGATATGAAATGGCATTATCCATCAGTCTCGGGAGAAAGTGTTCacagagacaaaggaaaaaaaaatctgatatgaAGCTAAGAATAAAATCTACTGCAAAAAGCAATAAGCCATTAGTAGCTATTATAATATGAACCTCGAAGCACGTAGTTTCCTTGACACTGATTCCCAGAGCTCTATCCATATTCACATGGCATGGCATTGAGGTATTTCTTTATGTACAGCTTAGCATGCGATACATTGGACAGCTGCCTTGTAACACCTGAGTTAATTTATTCAGAGCCCACTAAGGTGTCTCCGAACTGTATGGCAATGCATTGTGTAAGTGTGCCCACCAACTGATCTCAGCTTTGAGTCACTGGATTGCAGAGTTGACACATCATTCAGCACTTTGTTCTGGTCAGCTTTGCTAACTGGATGAACACCAGGATGAAAACCCCCTTGCTTAAGACTATAAGCCTTCTCATAATGCAGAACTCTCCCACATTTAGTCCACGAGGATGTGGATGAGAATGCAAATATAATTTTCTCTGTTCCCACAAGAGTTAATAATGCCAAACATTGAGGCCACAAATTGTGAGATTAATAAAGCAAGGTTCAGAATGTTCTCGCATCCAGGTGGGCATAATTAACAAGTAAAAATAACCAAAGGCTTTCTGATGGGAATAAGAAGTAACAGAATTAAAGCATGAAAGATTATAAAATGACAGCATGTTCCCTTCGCTCACCCATCCATCTGCAGGTTCGACTATATGAACCATGTCTCCTCACAGAGCTTCTGTCAGAATTAAGCATTTTTAAGGTATTTTTAAGGTATGTCATGACCAGATTTCCGCTTTGCAATTTACAAATAAGAACACCGACATTCAGGCGTCTATACCGAGGTATCTACATGAGCACTAGGTCTTTACGTTTCCACTGTAGACAATGATGATCTAATCACTACATTTGGTGGGGTCTAGACAGCAACTGAAGTAGGATACCTAAGGTGCAATTCAGTTGTCTAAACAAATGTGCCTAGTACTGCTTGAGATGTTCTGGACTATCTCGTTTAGCTTCCAGTTGCTGGTCCAGAAAAGGTCCACAGGTTCTGTACCACCTCTGCCAACCTCATGCAGATGTCTCAGATCTTATCAAATGGTCCTAGATATTTCCACTGAGATCAAGGCAGGTGGTGAGCTGAATTGCTTTGAAGGCTCCATTGAGTGTATTGACTATATTGAGGTCCAAGACATTCAGCACAACTAAAGATATCTACAAGAGGAGATCTAAATTTTATTCGCTTAATCTGGAGTTCAATTCCAGACTTTTCTGGGGAAACTATGTACATTAACCTCTTGTTTCACATTTCTGGAACATATAGGTCTCTCTCCTTCGTGACCTCAATAAGAAAGGTGCTACAGTAACGGCAGCAAGTAGCAAAATACAGAAGAAGGAAGTTCTTCACCTGCAGCTTTCAAACAATTTCAGTCAGAAGTGACAGAATTTACGCTCCTTGTCAGCCATGAATCCTGaccaaaaaaaagcccaacccaaAAGCTCAAACATAGGAAATTCTTGTTCCAGTAATGCGAATGGGACATTTTGGTACTGATCCCACAGGTGCCAAGTTTGCCTCCATCCTCTTATTTCCCATTAAAGTGTACCTTTGGCGAAACAAGCTGTTAGCTTCCAGCTCAGCTTCCTCCTTTGTTTTCTCCAGCCCTCGACACTGAAGTCTACGGACTCGTTCCTCAGGATCAACAGTCAGGAGAAGAACAAGGTCAGGTTTAAGCAGATCCTCAGGCCACTGGTACACCTCATCATGAGCTGGTGGAAGATCCTGCACTTTCCCACTTACTTCAGTGGCAATTGTGTAGGCAGCTGTACTGTGCCAGTATCTTTCAGGAAAGTACAGAATGGAAAAGGAAATTTTTATGAGGACACTAATTTTTCAGTAATATAGGAGATGGGTGTCAATATAATGGTAAGTGCAATAATGACGATATAGGTGACACTGATTTTGAATGGAAATGTAAAGAACAATTCTGTGCCATCCATTATTTCTTAACAGAGCAATAACATTCAATGCAATATTCAGAATTACTGTGAACTGTAAATTAAAACATACGGCAGAAGCGACACATTAGGCAAAGAGTTTTCCAGATACTCCTATCAAAAAAAAGTCTTCTCATACAATGAGAAGTCAGAAGAAGAAATACATTACAAGTCAAAATCCACTACTCTCTTTTTTGTGGTTGCCATCCTACTTCATGCAGCAGATTTGGTAGAGAACATGAAGCCTCCAACCACATGCGACCGAAGACAGACTTTATTAACGGTTATGCATTTCACTTGCATTTAACATTCCCACCACTATGACCCACTGTATTTTATATGTTTCAGTGGTTTTGTGGCTGGTTAAAAATGTCAGTCAAACATATCCAAGTTTTTGTATATGCGTGTTGTAAGGGGATGGTTACCGTACCTCTACTGGAACAGGTCAGGAGTTTCAAAGTGCATCTCGACTCTCTTAATTAATAGTAATACTGAAAACTGCCTATGCAGTTAATGAAAAcaagaaataacattaaaaaaaataaaaataaaaataaaaataaatgcaaaagtgGGAAGTATATTCCTGGCTTTACCTCCTCAAAGGGTATATCTACCTAAAATTCGATCATTCTAATTCACCTGCATCTCAGATCCTATGCTGATCAGCAGCCCTCATTCTCCTCAGGTTTGTCACGGAGCCCCGCTTTGGCTCAGGCTGTAAAGTCCATGCCTCCACTATTCCTAACTAGATATATAACGTATGCTAAGGCCAGTTACGAGTGTTACACCGACAGAAGTCCCCCACCTGACTGTTACCACAAGTATTATTCTTTAGATTTAATATTGATCTGACTACCAGTgaagtatcattaaaaaaaaaaaaaaagtatataaaaaccagaataaacaaaacaaacaccaaaacaaacaaacaaacaaaacagagacTATAATTGACAACTTCTGCTTGTAACACTGAACAACTGTTTGATGGCACTGATATAAGAGGACTTCTTAAATATACAAACCTGTCTATGATCACAGGTGCCCGAGTGGATGCTTCTGCTATTTCTGAAGCAAGAATGTAGTTGCCCGCAGCATAAAATGCTCTTTTTATTGGTGCTGGCTGATCATCAAATATTGTCCTCCACTGGCTGATGCAAGGTGGTGGAGACCTTAGCAGAATGGCATTCAGGGTGTCCTTGACAGCCTGGGTTATAGTGGTTTTGCCTGCATTTCATTTACAGAAGGAAAAGTGTTATACCACATACCAGATTCAACTgggttttaaaaactgaaaaatgctCTTATCTGTTCACTTGGAGCACATGTTCTGACACCTGACTATCTAACTTGAGTATATTAAGATAAGGTTTTCAGTGAAAAAGGATTACGAGTCTGGTTTGAGGAATTATTACTTTGTATTCTCAGGGGCTTCCACCCCTCCCTCTTGCCAGCTTTGTCTCCACTCTTTCAAATGCATTAAATGCATGTTTGTTTCTCTATATATCCATTTTGAATACTTTTCTAGGTCACAATTCATGTGGATGTTGCTATGTTGTCACCCAATACTTTCTTTTTAGAAGACATTTTAAGTTCTctttaacagaaaatacagaaaacaaagttATTCACAGGCAACTAATATTTCTCTCTGAGACAAACTGCTGTCATTTCCCCAGACTACCATTATTTTAGTTGATTTATTTGAAAACTCTCCAGTAAAACTACGTTTCATCATCTGCACAAGAAATTTAATTTGCAGTATTCCACTCTTTTTATTCTTTAATCTACATGGATAAGGAATTCATCCACCGAATGAAAATTAGCATAGATCATTTGATCTTTTACAAGCAAAAGAAGACAGACTGCTATTTATAATTACTAATTCTTTCAAATCTTTCGCAGGTTTCCAGGATTTTTTGTACTTTTAAGCCTTACACCTGGCTGAAAGCCATAGCAGTCGCTCTTTCCAACAATTTCTCATCTGTGGTTCTTCAGCCACACATTGCTCTTACCTGTGGCATCCAGCCCTTCAAAAACTACGACGGGAAAACCTCCCTTCTTCTGGTGCTCAGGACAGTCCTCCAGCAGGTCGAGTACTGCCCTGGCCTCCGGGATCCGCGCCGCGCACTGCAAGGACAGATGTCAGTCACCCTTCACACCCGCCTGCCGCACCGGCTGCCTGCGCATCGCACCGCCCTGCGCAGCTGGAGGAGCCAGAGCCCgcaccccacagctccccggCCGCTCACCTCCCGCAGGCGGTCGCagacggcgggggcggcgggcggtaGGGCGCGGCGGAGGGGCGGGGGACCCTGCGGCCCCGGGGGGCAGCGGAGGGTCTGGGGACCCGGCGGCCCCGAGGAGCAGCGCCGCAGCATCGCTGCCGAGAGCCGGGCCGGTTGCAGCGCGGAGGGGCGGGCAGCGGCGTGGCCAGCGGGAAACGAAACCTGCCCGGCCGGCCGGGAAAGCGCCTGGCCGTCAGGGAAGGGCTGCTGCTCGGGGGAGGgttttctgccttctccctcCCACTTTAGTGGCACTGAAGTGAACGGGCTTGGTTCCTGCGGGAAATGGACCTGCGCATGGACCGTCTAGAAAGTGAAAGTGAAAAATAAGGTCTTGGACTCGGGATCGGCTCTGTCTGCTCCCTTTCTATTCTCCCGTTCCCCTCCGCAAAAAAAGGGTCACGTTCCCACGGACTCCTGTGGTTGGATCCTGGCAGGTCTCCAAAAAAAAAACGTGCAAATGCACTTTGCTGCTGCAGACTGGCCCAAAGAGACAAGCAAGTTGTAAACGAAACTGAACTGGTTTGCTGTGTTGCAGTGTTCAAGTAGCACTGAGCTCCGAGGGCATATTGGTAACTTAACCCCACTAGTCTGTTACTCAGTGACTTGATAACAAGATGAGTGGAGTCAAATAATTTTGGAAGTAAAACAGACATTTTGCAAACCTGCAGTGTTTTCATAACTTTGTGATGGCCAATTTCAGCTTTCATCAGCTCGGAGGCAGGAACCAGAAACACTGCAAATAGCTGTAACAGTTAGGTTCATGTCAGCTGCTTTGAGTAATGTTGCCCAAAATGTTTGAGTTTGCTAAATATGTAACTTGAAATGTAGAAGAACTTGCACCTCTAGAGAATCCTATTTGTCCCTTTCTATGATCAGATGACTGCTACTCAGAGATATCTAAAGTTAAGCTTCTGATGCATCTtcttaaaaaaacacatttgacAAGCAAGTACACTGAGAAACCTGATGTCTTCCTCTGGTCAGCTCAAGCATACTGcacaaatatatttcatttaGCATATCTGCAGGGAGAGGGAGCAGCTGGTAGGCAGCAGCGGTTAGCTAGAGAGCAGCTATATTAGTTGGAATCTGCCCATGCTGAGGAAGCTGGTGGAAGACTGGGCCACAGTGGGAACTGGGAACACAGCTTTGGAGGCTCTTTAGGACAGTCTCAGGAGCAGATACCAAAACTAGCTTTTTCAGGGGCAACGTGCACCTTTTCATACATAAGAACTCCTGCATCATTCCACATCACTCAAACACATGGTTATGGCTGCTGGGGATGGATACCATAAGCACCAGGGTGAAACATGGCTCATTATACAAGAAGCCAATAGAGGGTGATTTTAAGAACCTAATAATATGCACTATGGAGTCAAACTAGAGGCTCTTCTCACCCAATATTTTGTCTGACAGAATGGCATGCTGTGTATAAGCCTGGCTTATCCATGATCCAGTTTCCTAGTCTTCATGCTCCTCCACCATGCAGTCACCAAATTAGGAATGTTACATCCTCATCTCTTCATTTTAGTACCTATTTATGGACCCTTGCTCGTACATCTGTCTAAATCCCTTTTTGACTCTGTGATACAGTCTATCTCCCCAAACTCCCATGGTCCTAAATTCCACAGCAATGCACCTGTTGCATAAAACCAATGTCCTTTTATAAGTCTTAAACTCATATACTGCTTGTTTCAACAAGTGCCTCTTCTAATTATATTACTGACTTTGGTGAGTAACAGTTCAACATTCAGTTTATTTATCACCTCCATGGTTTTGTAAAGCTCAGTCAGCTTTATCACGCCAGAATGAGAGCTCCTGTCTCTTTTAAGGCAGATGCTTCATCCCCATGATAATTTAGATGCAGCGATAACTTCTTTAATGCTGTGAGGTCCTGCCTAGACGTGGAGACCTGAACTGTACCACTAGTCAAGGTATGGCTACATGTACAGAGGTTTCACAGAGCAGCAAAATAATGCCATCTGCCATGTTCTCCATACCTTTCTGGATGATACTAagctttttgtttacttttttttttactgctgtctCCCACAGAGCCATTGATTTCAGAAGGGTAGCAACAGTGACTCCAAGATCTATTTCCTGAGATGCAAGTGCCGTTACTGTGCTCAGCATTAGGTATACAAGGTTTCGATTATTCTCCTCTATGTGCATTGCCCTACTTTTATCTATACTGAAGCTTATTTGCCACGTTTCTGTTAACTCATTTTGGTTTAGGTCCAATTGACTTGCAGCCAAGTTTGTCTTCAAACTGCTTAAAAAGCTAGCTGTGTTCCTCACTGACCTGTCTGGCTTCttctggtttttttctgttttcctgatgCCACTGTTGCCTTTGCCCTCCCTGCTGACTAAATGGAAAGAGCTtactttcatttttccttttcccctcccaCTGCCTCGATATAACCTTGTTTACAAGCTTTTCTGAGTCACATCAGTGGTGTTTCATTTCTCGTTTATAATATGCTTATGAGATAAACTATAATGGATGTGTTATATCTGTCCTCCTAGCTAATTACTTAAAAATATCTTCTTGCAGGATTTTAGGTCTTTGCCATTGGATTACACACAAACAGTTCAGGAAAAGATATTAATACAGGAAAAGAGAGTTGCCTTTTCTGTCGAAGACAGGTCTTTGTATTTTTAATCAGTGTAGACAATATGAATCTGTTttgaaattaacttacagtaagTATTTTTCAGTCTCTTCACAGGGACCTTTATCAAGTTGTCTTCTGTATAACATGAAATTACGTTGAAGAGGAAGTGTGCTAACTATGTGAAAAACACCTTTAAGGGCCCACTGTGGTTGCATGTAGCTATagagaaaaaatacagaaacaagaAGTATAACCATTCAAAAACTTTTTTATTCATCCCAaatagaaaagaggaaaaaaaatgaaaattaaacaacCTATAACTTTAAAAATGTATCTAAGTGCACAGTCCTGTAATACAGATAAACAGCTGTCTGAGACACAAGGCAGGAGTTACTTAAATTGAAGGCCCATAAAATACATAGGTATGTAAAATGCACACAAACAGAATATAGCTGTTTTCATGCAGAATAAACTTTAAAGTACACCAGTAAAGGGCCCTCCAGTAAAGATTAAGGTCTGGGGGTAAGATCATAAGGATAGAGAAGTTAGTATAGTATCAGGCCAAAAGACCCTCCTCTTCTGCCCACGACAGTAGCCCATGTCAGATGTTTGGAGAAGAGCATGGAAAGGACACAGAAGGATCCTTCTCCCAACATCTTGTCCCAGATTCTAGGAGACATCTGTTCAAATACTTCCTGAGCTGCAGATCATGTACACGCCGTTAAGGACCCACGGTGGACCTCTTTCAAATGTGCCTAATCTGTGTCTGTATTTATATCATGTGTCTCATGACTTGATTGCATGTGGGTTTTCACTTTCTATTTGGCAAATTCAGTGGCCTCCCCTGGATTCATGCATCCCAAGGAGGGATGAGTCACTGCAAGTACAAGGTCCTTGACAGAATCCCATTTATGGTGCTGTAGATGCAGTGGGGAAAAGATCATTTCCATTTGGGAGTGGAGCAAGTAGTAATAAATCAAATGCTTAGAACTACACCTACCATTGCGCAAGTTACCTGATTGTCCTTGGACCATTTCCTACTTTTTCTGGCAAGATAACATTTGACTGGAACTGCTAACTAGCCACACTGGATAAAGCAAtctctttatttaaataaataaaaatacattatttagatgaataatgTATCACTGTTTTAAAGTTTTGCTTTCCTAGCAACTAGGGAGCACAACAGCATTATCCATGCTTATCCAGTTGGATTCTTCCATGCTAGTTGTGTAACTCTGTACCATCCAGTGCACCACTAATAccattattcaataatttctgaaaaattatctttaaaaggTTTTTTGGTGCAGATTTGCAGAACCAAAACATTTTGAATACTGAATACATGCCACTGTAAGATGACTTCTgtaggaaagaaagggaaggaatcaGACCTCGTACTGCTTTAAGGAACATAATATTTTCCAAATTTCTTCTAGAAGGCTCCAGGACAGAAAATTTCATTTCAGTTCTTGCTTGCAACATTTCTTGTAGATTCAAAGCTAGCATATTAAAAGGAACATTTGTGACTTTTTGTAGGTCTCAGCATAAAGCATGTGAGCTAGAAGAGTTTGGGAAGTAAAATACAAATGTCTTGTTGCTGCTAGGACTTGTACATCTGTAGGGGCATATCCCAGTCTAGGTTTACTTTGTGGGTCTTTAAAGTAATGCAGAGAGTAACATCTGAAAAAATACTTAGTTGAGGCAAAAAGTAGAGCTTTTATAACTGCCATTTTGTAAGAAAGCATAGATAAAACTGCAGAGAACAGGAAGTCTTGAGTAAGCTTGAGTGTTACGTTCTCTGGATGTTTTGTTCCTTGAAACAAAgatcttctctttaaaaaaaatcagttcaaaaATGGCAATGTTTTTGTTTACTGAGTCATTTAGCAACACTCTTCTGACACACTCTTGGAGTGTTTGTGTATCAGATATAAGTCTTGTGTTGAGAGAATTTGGTAATCTTCAAGTATTTTTTACTGATTTTGGAAATTAAAATCATTTTCCTATCCAGTTGAGGCACTAGGCAATGAGCTCAGGGCTGAGGCTGCAATTGTTCTGGATCACTGTGCCAGCCTCAGTGGGTCTTCTGCAATGCTGGAGAAGTTTCTGAGACAAGGTGAGCTAAATGGTAATTTGTCACCTGTACTCAGATGTCTATGCAAACCTATATGCAGAGATTGTGAGCTTGGTGGCAgatgtacatgtatatatatatatatatatatatatatatatgtatgtatatatgtacacacacatgtacataatCAGGTAtaacacaaaatatttattgAGATGCACAATTTGAAGTGTTGTGATTGTTTTTAAGATCTTGTGCTTACCACAAGTATTCATctcaaaggaaggagaaaggctgTGGTCCCTATATCTGCATTGTCTCAACTTGACATGAACAAAATACAGGAATGAGTTGAGAAAGGAATTTGAACTGGGGCCAGAGAAGATATGAAATGGGATAGAGCTCCTAACATGAAGCAGAAGGGATGTACGGAGCAAAGGGGAAACAGAGCATATCAGACTTCTCCAAAGTAATTGAAACACTGCAACAACCAAGGAGCAACTTCAATGTCAGTTTTCAGTCTAAACTTGAATTTTCTTGCCTTCCTCCTTTCACAATTCCATTTTCAAGTTTGTGATCAACAAACACTTTATTGAAAAGTCCTACTTTCATCCTTAAACTTATGTAAACCTCAAGGAACTGGAAGGACACATGGATAATTCTCTGCTGACAAGTTCTGACACAATTTTGGAAAGGCTTGGGAACAGAGATGATTCCCATCATGCTGCAGCGAGAAGCCTCCCATCCTGCCCGACTGGCATGAATctgttccagcaagaaacacctgATAGAGTTAACAATAAATACTGGCTGAAGGGGAAAACCTGAAGCTCTGTTATTCACTGATCCAGACATTATTGTGCCAGTAAATTATCtccaggaaagggaaagaaaggtgATGGGATTTAAGGCTAGCAAATGACAGTACTAATTAACATAAAGGAAAGACTTTTTATTCACAAGTAAGTTTTATTTTCCATCAAAATTTGCAAACAGGATGAAGTTAGTTCTCCTATCcccttttcaaggaaaaaaacaaaacaaaaccacaaagaagtCAACGTGAGAGCAAGATTGTCCTGCTACATTAGCAATTCTGGCAGGCCAATGGAAGTGAGTGAAGCTCCAATTTAAGCCTGCGACAGCCAGCATCCCGTTGGTAGCTGTTGAGATCTGAGTATGGCTCTGTACCTTGGTAGCAGTGATGACACTAAACTGTCCATTCCAGAATGAGGACAGACTGACTGAAGGCAGTGTGAGGTTGAAAAACTGTGGAGGACCTACTTGATGTGTCTACATGACTGGAGGACTGCAGATGGCAACTGGTGCTGTGATGGAGCTGCTCTTCTCCAGCAATAGCTCTTGTGGCACCAAGGAATTGAGGAATATGGGAACTGGCAGTTTGGTCCCAGTCTCTCCTG is from Patagioenas fasciata isolate bPatFas1 chromosome 3, bPatFas1.hap1, whole genome shotgun sequence and encodes:
- the CMPK2 gene encoding UMP-CMP kinase 2, mitochondrial, encoding MARLDPVRLTSTELDSVRLGSTWLGSVRLGWIHPGSARLDSVRKLHRSAQHSALKSAAVHPPQPPHRPIPPRRGAGKRTVSFSSLAEQKLGTESRALVHCFYSPGPPHAPNPRPASRPCRDVPKPPAARGKLQTVHAQVHFPQEPSPFTSVPLKWEGEGRKPSPEQQPFPDGQALSRPAGQVSFPAGHAAARPSALQPARLSAAMLRRCSSGPPGPQTLRCPPGPQGPPPLRRALPPAAPAVCDRLRECAARIPEARAVLDLLEDCPEHQKKGGFPVVVFEGLDATGKTTITQAVKDTLNAILLRSPPPCISQWRTIFDDQPAPIKRAFYAAGNYILASEIAEASTRAPVIIDRYWHSTAAYTIATEVSGKVQDLPPAHDEVYQWPEDLLKPDLVLLLTVDPEERVRRLQCRGLEKTKEEAELEANSLFRQRVEESYRRMVNPACQEVDASPSKEEVLKTVLQLIKKHCAL